One region of Roseicitreum antarcticum genomic DNA includes:
- a CDS encoding RluA family pseudouridine synthase has translation MSDLHSVVQVVIGPNPPDRLDKALARDVPEGAALSRSRLMRLIADGAVRRGAEVLDQPRARVAEGEVIEIAVTHGAEVDTVAQDIALDVVWEDDDLIVINKPAGMVVHPAPGSPDQTLVNALLHHCGDTLSGVGGERRPGIVHRIDKETSGLLVVAKTDRAHHGLAAQFEAHSTARRYLTVVYGAPDAADPRLHGVRGTNFEAGNILKITTQLARHRTDRQRQAVTFTGGRHAVTRARVLEAFGTPPSVALVECWLETGRTHQIRVHMAHVGHALIGDPVYGGRRKLSEKTLGAGVQACADFPRQALHAATLGFKHPVTGGDLSFSAEIPQDMQRLIADLRG, from the coding sequence ATGTCTGACCTTCATTCCGTCGTGCAGGTGGTGATCGGCCCGAACCCGCCTGACCGCCTTGATAAGGCGCTTGCCCGCGATGTGCCAGAGGGCGCGGCGCTGTCGCGCTCTCGCCTCATGCGGCTGATCGCGGATGGTGCGGTGCGGCGCGGGGCCGAGGTGCTGGACCAGCCGCGCGCCCGCGTGGCCGAGGGCGAAGTTATCGAGATTGCGGTGACCCACGGCGCCGAGGTGGACACGGTGGCGCAAGACATCGCGCTGGATGTGGTGTGGGAGGATGACGACCTGATCGTCATCAACAAACCTGCGGGTATGGTGGTGCATCCCGCCCCCGGCTCGCCCGATCAGACGCTGGTGAATGCGCTGCTGCACCATTGCGGTGACACGCTGTCGGGCGTGGGCGGTGAGCGGCGGCCCGGCATCGTGCACCGCATCGACAAGGAGACCAGCGGCCTTTTGGTGGTGGCGAAAACCGACCGTGCGCATCACGGTCTGGCGGCGCAGTTCGAGGCGCACAGCACTGCCCGGCGCTATCTGACGGTGGTCTACGGCGCGCCGGACGCGGCCGACCCCAGGTTGCACGGGGTGCGCGGCACGAATTTCGAGGCCGGGAATATCCTGAAGATCACCACCCAACTGGCGCGCCACCGCACGGACCGGCAGCGGCAGGCCGTGACCTTTACCGGCGGGCGCCATGCGGTGACCCGCGCGCGGGTGCTGGAGGCTTTCGGCACCCCGCCGTCGGTCGCGCTGGTGGAATGCTGGCTGGAAACCGGGCGCACGCATCAGATCCGGGTGCATATGGCGCATGTCGGCCACGCGCTGATCGGCGATCCGGTTTATGGCGGGCGGCGCAAGCTGTCGGAAAAGACGCTGGGCGCCGGGGTGCAGGCCTGCGCCGATTTTCCCCGCCAGGCGCTGCACGCGGCGACCTTGGGTTTCAAGCATCCGGTGACGGGCGGGGATCTGTCGTTCAGCGCCGAAATACCGCAGGATATGCAACGGCTTATCGCCGATCTGCGTGGGTAA
- a CDS encoding DUF6476 family protein: MMQKLPENETPTDLRFLKLLVTALAGVMILGVVVVAATLVIRLSAPSTALALPDQITLPEGVALQAVTLARDWVVVVSEAGEILLYDRATGGLINRVRPD, from the coding sequence ATGATGCAAAAGCTCCCGGAAAATGAAACCCCAACGGACCTGCGGTTTCTGAAACTGCTGGTCACGGCCTTGGCCGGGGTGATGATCTTGGGCGTTGTAGTGGTTGCGGCGACGCTTGTCATCCGGCTTTCGGCGCCATCGACCGCGCTGGCCCTGCCCGACCAGATCACCCTGCCCGAAGGTGTCGCGCTGCAAGCCGTCACGCTGGCGCGCGACTGGGTGGTGGTTGTGTCCGAAGCGGGCGAAATCTTGCTCTACGACCGCGCGACAGGCGGGCTGATCAACCGGGTCCGCCCCGACTGA
- a CDS encoding YebC/PmpR family DNA-binding transcriptional regulator, with protein MAGHSKWANIQHRKGRQDAVRAKLFSKLSKEITVAAKMGDPDPDKNPRLRLAVKEAKSVSVPKDVIDRAIKKSIGGDAENYDEIRYEGYGPNGVAVIVEAMTDNRNRTASNVRSTFAKNGGNLGETGSVAFMFDRMGQITYAASVGDADTVMMAAIEAGAEDVESGDEEHVIWCQAADLNAVSTALEAALGESDSTKLVWKPQTSTELDLDAAQKLMKLIDALEDDDDVQHVTANFEISDEVMAQL; from the coding sequence ATGGCAGGCCATTCAAAATGGGCAAATATCCAGCACCGCAAAGGGCGGCAGGATGCCGTGCGCGCGAAACTGTTTTCCAAGCTGTCCAAGGAAATCACCGTCGCCGCGAAAATGGGCGACCCTGACCCGGACAAGAACCCGCGCCTGCGCTTGGCCGTGAAGGAGGCTAAGTCGGTTTCCGTCCCCAAGGATGTGATCGACCGTGCCATCAAGAAGTCCATCGGCGGAGATGCGGAAAACTACGATGAGATCCGGTACGAGGGGTATGGCCCCAACGGCGTCGCGGTGATTGTCGAGGCAATGACCGACAACCGCAACCGCACCGCGTCGAACGTCCGGTCCACCTTTGCCAAGAACGGCGGCAACCTGGGCGAAACCGGGTCGGTCGCCTTCATGTTCGACCGGATGGGGCAGATCACTTATGCGGCGTCGGTTGGCGACGCCGATACTGTCATGATGGCGGCGATCGAGGCCGGGGCCGAGGATGTGGAATCGGGCGATGAAGAGCATGTGATCTGGTGTCAGGCGGCGGATCTGAACGCGGTGTCGACCGCGCTGGAGGCCGCGTTGGGCGAATCGGACAGCACCAAGCTGGTCTGGAAGCCCCAAACCAGCACCGAACTGGACCTGGATGCGGCGCAGAAGTTGATGAAGCTGATCGATGCGCTGGAAGATGACGACGACGTGCAGCACGTCACCGCGAATTTCGAGATCTCGGACGAGGTGATGGCGCAGTTGTAA
- a CDS encoding CarD family transcriptional regulator: protein MTKLKKSEFRPNDFVVYPAHGVGKIMSIEEQEVAGLTLELFVISFEKDKMTLRVPTNRAVDVGMRSLSTPDIVDKALATLRGKARVKRAMWSRRAQEYEQKINSGDLLAIAEVVRDLHRADDQREQSYSERQLYEAALERLTREVAAVSGVDEAGAQRQVGDVLEARAA, encoded by the coding sequence ATGACCAAACTGAAGAAATCAGAATTCCGGCCCAATGACTTTGTGGTTTACCCGGCGCATGGCGTCGGCAAGATCATGTCGATTGAAGAACAGGAAGTCGCCGGTCTGACGCTTGAGTTGTTCGTGATCTCGTTCGAAAAAGACAAGATGACCCTGCGCGTACCGACCAACCGGGCGGTGGACGTGGGGATGCGGTCGCTTTCGACCCCTGATATTGTGGACAAGGCGCTGGCGACGCTGCGTGGCAAGGCGCGTGTCAAGCGCGCCATGTGGTCGCGCCGGGCGCAGGAATATGAACAGAAGATCAATTCGGGCGATCTGCTGGCGATTGCAGAGGTCGTGCGCGACCTTCACCGCGCCGACGATCAGCGCGAGCAATCGTATTCGGAGCGCCAGCTCTATGAAGCCGCGCTGGAGCGTCTGACGCGCGAAGTCGCTGCTGTATCCGGTGTCGATGAGGCCGGCGCGCAACGTCAGGTTGGCGACGTGCTGGAAGCCCGCGCGGCCTGA
- the fdxA gene encoding ferredoxin FdxA, which produces MTYVVIDNCIACKYTDCVEVCPVDCFYEGENMLVIHPDECIDCGVCEPECPADAIRPDTEPDMDKWVEFNRKYSIAWPVIITKTDPMPGYEERDGEADKLSKYFSEAPGEGG; this is translated from the coding sequence ATGACCTATGTGGTGATTGATAATTGTATTGCCTGCAAATACACTGACTGTGTCGAAGTGTGTCCGGTGGATTGCTTTTATGAAGGCGAGAACATGCTGGTCATTCACCCCGATGAATGCATCGACTGCGGTGTTTGCGAGCCTGAGTGCCCCGCCGATGCGATCCGCCCGGACACCGAGCCGGACATGGACAAATGGGTGGAGTTCAACCGCAAGTATTCCATCGCCTGGCCGGTGATCATCACCAAGACAGACCCGATGCCCGGCTATGAGGAACGCGACGGCGAGGCGGACAAGCTGAGCAAGTATTTCTCGGAGGCCCCGGGCGAGGGCGGCTGA
- a CDS encoding RNA-binding S4 domain-containing protein: MAEQAGGAGKIRLDKWLWHARFLKTRSLAAKFIGGGAVRLNGVPVAKPAVLVGPGDVLTFALGERVRVARIVAPGIRRGPAPEAQALYDDLSPPPPPKDLSRPEPVPGGRPDKHARRRFAAPKPDALD; encoded by the coding sequence TTGGCGGAACAGGCAGGCGGGGCCGGGAAGATCCGGCTCGACAAATGGTTGTGGCACGCGCGGTTTTTGAAGACGCGCAGCCTTGCGGCGAAGTTCATCGGCGGCGGCGCGGTGCGCTTGAACGGCGTGCCGGTCGCCAAGCCTGCCGTGTTGGTGGGGCCGGGCGATGTTCTGACCTTTGCGCTGGGCGAACGGGTGCGGGTGGCGCGAATCGTCGCCCCCGGGATCCGGCGCGGACCCGCGCCCGAGGCGCAGGCGCTCTATGACGACCTATCACCGCCGCCGCCGCCCAAGGACCTGTCGCGCCCCGAACCGGTGCCGGGTGGGCGCCCTGATAAACATGCGCGCCGAAGATTTGCCGCGCCAAAGCCAGATGCGCTTGATTGA
- a CDS encoding helicase-related protein, with translation MRAQSRATAVLGPTNTGKTHYAIERMLAHRTGVIGLPLRLLAREVYDRIRALRGPSVVALVTGEERIVPERTQYWVCTVEAMPLEIGADFVAVDEIQLCADPDRGHVFTDRLLHARGLVETLFMGSDTMRQAIAAQVPGVQFLRKERFSTLSYTGSKKISRMPARSAIVGFSVDNVYAIAELIRRQKGGCAVVMGALSPRTRNAQVELYQNGDVDYLVATDAIGMGLNLDIKHVAFSATSKFDGRRMRRLNPDELAQIAGRAGRHMTPGSFGVTGEARPLEDEVIGAIENHQFLPVRKLQWRNAALEFGSTTRLIASLEAQTRDDWLTRVRDADDLVALKTLAAQPDMLDLIRDARDVRLLWDVCRVPDFRGISPAEHAALLAQIYGFLHNAGRIPTDWLAQNVARIDRTEGDIDALSKRLAYIRTWTYIAQRKDWVADDNHWRDTTRAVEDRLSDALHMRLTQRFVDRRTSVLLRRLKQKESLVAEVNDKGEVTIEGEFIGRLEGFRFRQDKAASQDEARTLRQASVAALTPHFHLRADKFYNAPDTEFDFTEQGGLMWGTDAVGKLVKGPDGMRPQVEVFVDEEAGHDVADKVRRRCQHFIDRKVAALFEPLMNMSRDETLSGLARGVAFQLIEALGILPRDQVAQDIKSLDQEARGQLRKHGVRFGQFTVFLPLLLKPAPTRLRLVLASLSQGLDEFPESPPPGLVTIPNLPEVPGDHYTLAGYHPAGSRAIRIDMLERLADLLRAKDSRAGFEATADMLSITGMTLDQFADLMQGLGYAAERGERAKVKAKPAEAPSGDGAAGDAKGDAAGQDTAASDAAAPDAAAAGDGAPDADAASAAAPVADAAETVSADAASADAAPDGVAPAEAAPSDDAAVEDAASGDTAEVPAEQEVFFTFTWAPRPRRNAPRGDRGGASRGAEAGADAGPRGPRRERGGTAPGDRQGDKPGERQGGRKSDKFGGKKGGPKGGQNAGGPRGKPADKPAMSSSAPRKPDRIDPDNPFAAALMGLRDKT, from the coding sequence ATGCGCGCGCAATCCAGGGCGACGGCTGTTCTGGGCCCAACCAATACCGGAAAGACCCATTACGCGATTGAGCGCATGCTGGCGCACCGCACCGGCGTGATCGGCCTGCCGCTGCGGCTGCTGGCGCGCGAGGTCTATGACCGGATCCGCGCGCTGCGCGGCCCGTCGGTGGTGGCGCTGGTCACGGGCGAAGAGCGGATCGTGCCCGAGCGCACGCAATATTGGGTCTGCACGGTCGAGGCGATGCCGCTGGAAATCGGTGCGGATTTCGTCGCAGTGGATGAGATCCAGCTCTGCGCCGACCCCGACCGCGGCCATGTATTCACCGACCGGCTGCTGCATGCGCGCGGCCTGGTGGAGACGCTGTTCATGGGGTCGGATACCATGCGGCAGGCGATTGCCGCGCAGGTGCCCGGGGTGCAGTTCCTGCGTAAGGAGCGATTCTCGACCCTCAGCTACACAGGTTCGAAAAAGATAAGCCGGATGCCTGCGCGTAGCGCAATTGTGGGGTTTTCGGTTGATAATGTGTATGCAATCGCGGAATTGATCCGCCGGCAGAAGGGCGGCTGCGCCGTGGTCATGGGCGCGCTGTCGCCGCGCACGCGCAATGCGCAGGTAGAGCTTTATCAGAACGGTGACGTGGATTACCTGGTGGCAACCGATGCCATCGGAATGGGCCTCAACCTGGACATCAAGCACGTGGCGTTTTCGGCCACATCGAAGTTCGACGGACGGCGGATGCGCCGCCTCAACCCCGATGAACTGGCGCAGATCGCCGGGCGCGCAGGCCGCCACATGACGCCCGGCAGTTTTGGCGTGACGGGCGAGGCGCGGCCGCTGGAGGATGAGGTGATCGGCGCCATCGAGAACCACCAGTTCCTGCCGGTGCGCAAGCTGCAATGGCGCAATGCGGCGCTGGAATTCGGGTCGACGACACGGCTGATCGCGTCGCTGGAGGCACAGACGCGCGACGATTGGCTGACGCGGGTGCGCGATGCCGATGACCTTGTGGCGCTGAAAACCCTGGCCGCGCAACCCGATATGCTGGACCTGATCCGCGACGCGCGTGACGTGCGGCTGTTGTGGGATGTGTGCCGCGTGCCGGATTTCCGCGGCATCTCGCCTGCGGAACATGCAGCGCTGCTGGCGCAGATCTATGGCTTCTTGCACAATGCGGGCCGCATCCCCACCGACTGGCTGGCGCAGAATGTTGCACGGATCGATCGAACCGAAGGCGATATTGATGCGTTGTCGAAACGACTGGCCTATATCCGTACGTGGACGTATATCGCACAACGAAAAGACTGGGTGGCTGACGATAATCATTGGCGCGACACCACCCGCGCTGTAGAAGACCGATTGTCGGACGCGTTGCACATGCGGCTGACCCAACGATTTGTTGACCGGCGCACCTCGGTGCTGTTGCGGCGGTTGAAACAGAAGGAGAGCCTTGTGGCCGAGGTGAACGACAAAGGCGAAGTGACGATTGAGGGCGAGTTCATCGGACGGCTGGAAGGCTTCCGGTTCCGCCAGGACAAGGCCGCCAGCCAGGACGAGGCGCGCACGCTGCGTCAGGCCTCGGTCGCGGCGCTGACGCCGCATTTCCATCTGCGCGCCGACAAGTTCTACAATGCGCCCGATACCGAGTTCGATTTTACCGAACAGGGCGGGTTGATGTGGGGCACCGATGCGGTGGGCAAGCTGGTCAAGGGACCCGATGGCATGCGCCCGCAGGTCGAGGTGTTCGTCGATGAAGAGGCCGGGCATGACGTGGCCGACAAGGTGCGCCGCCGCTGCCAGCATTTCATCGACCGCAAGGTGGCGGCATTGTTCGAGCCGTTGATGAACATGTCGCGCGACGAGACGCTGTCGGGGCTGGCGCGCGGTGTGGCGTTCCAGTTGATCGAGGCGCTGGGGATCTTGCCGCGCGATCAGGTGGCACAAGATATCAAGTCGCTGGATCAGGAGGCACGCGGGCAGTTGCGCAAGCATGGCGTGCGGTTTGGCCAGTTCACCGTGTTCCTGCCGTTGCTGCTGAAGCCCGCGCCGACACGGCTGCGGCTGGTGTTGGCCTCGCTTTCGCAAGGTTTGGACGAATTTCCCGAAAGCCCGCCGCCGGGTCTGGTGACGATCCCGAACCTTCCCGAGGTGCCGGGGGACCATTACACGCTGGCGGGCTATCACCCGGCAGGGTCGCGGGCGATACGGATCGACATGCTGGAACGGCTGGCGGATCTGCTTCGTGCCAAGGACAGTCGCGCGGGGTTCGAGGCGACGGCGGACATGCTGTCGATCACCGGCATGACGCTGGACCAGTTCGCCGATCTGATGCAGGGCCTGGGCTATGCCGCAGAGCGCGGTGAGCGCGCGAAGGTGAAGGCGAAACCGGCTGAGGCGCCGTCGGGCGATGGCGCAGCCGGGGACGCAAAAGGGGACGCAGCCGGGCAGGATACAGCGGCGTCGGATGCTGCGGCACCCGATGCGGCGGCTGCAGGCGATGGGGCGCCGGATGCCGACGCGGCAAGCGCGGCCGCGCCGGTGGCCGATGCGGCTGAGACGGTTTCGGCCGACGCAGCGTCCGCCGATGCTGCGCCGGATGGGGTAGCACCCGCCGAGGCCGCGCCCAGTGACGACGCAGCGGTGGAAGACGCGGCATCTGGTGATACGGCAGAGGTGCCGGCTGAGCAGGAAGTGTTCTTTACCTTTACCTGGGCTCCGCGCCCGCGCCGCAACGCGCCCCGGGGCGATCGCGGTGGTGCGTCGCGCGGCGCCGAAGCGGGGGCCGATGCTGGCCCGCGCGGGCCGCGCCGGGAACGCGGCGGCACTGCGCCTGGTGATCGGCAGGGCGACAAGCCCGGCGAGCGTCAGGGTGGCCGCAAGTCCGATAAATTCGGCGGCAAGAAGGGCGGCCCGAAGGGGGGGCAGAATGCCGGCGGTCCGCGTGGCAAACCGGCAGACAAGCCCGCGATGTCCAGCAGCGCCCCGCGCAAACCCGACCGGATCGACCCTGACAACCCGTTTGCCGCCGCCCTCATGGGGTTGCGCGACAAGACCTGA
- a CDS encoding tetratricopeptide repeat protein produces MDSLLEDLARPDQERWRRIERQIVRRWSQSGSASADLLLQRGRAALQSGDSDAAIAHLTALVDHAPDFAEGWNARATAYFQAGQYGPSIADIRQALRLNPAHFGALAGLGIMLEDLGYDDRALAAFEAARDIHPHRPDLQTAIDRLELRVKGNSL; encoded by the coding sequence GTGGACTCCCTTCTGGAAGACCTCGCGCGGCCCGATCAGGAACGCTGGCGGCGGATCGAACGGCAGATCGTCCGGCGCTGGTCGCAATCGGGGTCGGCTTCGGCCGATCTGTTGTTGCAACGCGGGCGCGCAGCGCTGCAATCAGGCGATTCGGACGCGGCGATCGCGCATCTGACGGCGCTTGTCGATCATGCGCCTGATTTTGCGGAGGGCTGGAATGCGCGGGCCACCGCCTATTTCCAGGCCGGGCAATATGGTCCCTCTATCGCCGATATCCGCCAGGCGCTGCGGCTGAACCCGGCGCATTTCGGCGCGTTGGCGGGCCTGGGCATCATGCTGGAAGACCTGGGCTATGACGACCGCGCGCTGGCCGCGTTCGAGGCGGCGCGCGATATCCATCCCCACCGGCCCGACCTGCAAACCGCAATCGACCGGTTGGAGTTGCGGGTCAAAGGCAACTCGTTGTAG
- a CDS encoding SCP2 sterol-binding domain-containing protein has translation MTDILDHAVKAMEAKIRGTFDGSAKFVIGDEGAIVLDSKGVRRSDEACKVTLTASVATFRALLDGKLKPTTAFMTGKLKVDGDMGMALKLGSVLGGKP, from the coding sequence ATGACAGACATTCTGGACCACGCCGTGAAGGCGATGGAAGCCAAGATCCGGGGCACATTCGACGGCTCTGCCAAATTCGTGATCGGGGATGAAGGCGCGATCGTGCTCGACAGCAAAGGCGTGCGCCGGTCGGATGAGGCGTGCAAGGTCACGCTGACGGCATCGGTCGCCACCTTTCGCGCGCTGCTCGACGGCAAGTTGAAGCCCACCACGGCCTTCATGACCGGCAAGCTGAAAGTCGATGGCGACATGGGCATGGCGTTGAAGCTCGGCTCAGTTCTGGGCGGAAAGCCGTGA
- a CDS encoding alpha/beta fold hydrolase, giving the protein MTQRQASSTLGTASLTQAPLLDDLGPLPPGGRARWISADDGVRLRVAHWQGTRGHILILPGRTEYIEKYGHVLMYLARHGWGASVIDWRGQGLSDRLFSDRLVGHVDSFAAYQRDLDAFIAAARPFADRPFAICHSMGGCIGLRGLMRGWAPAAVAFSAPMWGLPVPGHMQLAARVLGRISPLLGGATSYAPGTGPDFGLRTMVFDSNVLTSDRAQFERLHTHLRLHPDLEIAGPSIGWTAAALREMAELARLPSPTCPAFCAVGRLEKVVSAPAIAARMARWPLGQMHHYPRAEHEIMMETTATREDFLARAMTLFTHGGGTVTANDP; this is encoded by the coding sequence GTGACACAGCGGCAGGCCAGCAGCACACTCGGCACGGCCTCCCTGACGCAGGCGCCGCTGCTCGATGATCTGGGGCCGCTGCCGCCGGGTGGGCGGGCGCGCTGGATCAGCGCGGATGATGGCGTGCGGCTGCGGGTCGCCCATTGGCAGGGCACGCGTGGTCATATCCTGATTCTGCCAGGACGCACTGAATACATTGAGAAATATGGCCATGTTCTGATGTATCTGGCCCGCCACGGCTGGGGTGCCTCGGTGATCGACTGGCGCGGTCAGGGCCTGTCGGACCGGCTGTTCAGCGACCGCCTTGTGGGTCATGTAGACAGTTTCGCCGCCTATCAACGCGACCTTGATGCGTTCATCGCGGCGGCCCGGCCCTTCGCCGACCGGCCCTTTGCGATCTGCCATTCGATGGGCGGCTGCATCGGCTTGCGCGGATTGATGCGCGGTTGGGCGCCGGCTGCCGTTGCCTTCAGCGCGCCGATGTGGGGGCTGCCCGTGCCCGGTCACATGCAACTGGCCGCGCGCGTGCTGGGCCGCATCTCACCGCTTTTGGGCGGTGCCACCAGCTATGCACCCGGCACCGGGCCTGACTTTGGCCTGCGAACAATGGTGTTTGATTCCAACGTCTTGACCAGCGACCGCGCGCAATTCGAACGCCTGCACACGCATCTGCGCCTCCACCCCGATCTGGAAATCGCGGGGCCCAGCATTGGCTGGACTGCGGCAGCGCTGCGCGAAATGGCCGAACTTGCGCGACTGCCCAGTCCGACCTGCCCGGCCTTCTGCGCTGTGGGCCGGTTGGAAAAGGTCGTGTCGGCCCCCGCCATCGCCGCCCGCATGGCGCGCTGGCCGCTGGGGCAGATGCACCACTATCCCCGCGCGGAACACGAGATCATGATGGAAACCACTGCCACCCGCGAGGATTTTCTGGCCCGCGCGATGACACTTTTCACACATGGCGGCGGGACAGTCACGGCGAACGATCCGTAG
- a CDS encoding nitroreductase family protein yields the protein MTAPQSAVMEFLLTRRSRPAKLLHAPVPDRAALRPILTAAARTPDHGKLVPWRFIVLEKPTLTKLAALTTDLAQARDLPEDQTAKAVSQYADADLVVAVIAAPQPSEKVPALEQTLSAGAVCLALLNAALASGWGANWLSGWTSHDPEFTARGLGLEPSEFVAGMIHIGTCTTPPPDRPRPDIDAITDWRDA from the coding sequence ATGACTGCCCCCCAATCTGCTGTCATGGAGTTTTTGCTGACCCGCCGCTCCCGCCCGGCCAAACTGTTGCACGCCCCTGTGCCCGATCGCGCCGCGCTGCGCCCGATCCTGACCGCTGCCGCCCGCACCCCCGATCATGGCAAACTGGTGCCCTGGCGCTTCATCGTGCTGGAAAAACCGACGCTCACCAAACTGGCCGCGCTCACCACCGATCTGGCGCAGGCGCGGGATCTGCCCGAAGATCAGACCGCCAAGGCCGTGTCGCAATATGCCGATGCCGATCTGGTGGTCGCGGTGATCGCCGCCCCGCAGCCTTCCGAAAAAGTGCCCGCGCTGGAACAGACGCTGTCTGCCGGAGCGGTGTGCCTGGCGCTGCTCAACGCCGCGCTGGCCTCGGGCTGGGGGGCGAACTGGCTCAGCGGCTGGACCAGCCATGACCCGGAATTTACCGCGCGCGGGCTGGGCCTGGAGCCGTCAGAATTCGTCGCCGGGATGATCCATATCGGCACCTGCACCACCCCGCCGCCCGACCGCCCGCGCCCCGACATCGACGCCATCACCGACTGGCGCGACGCGTGA
- a CDS encoding DUF1467 family protein, whose translation MGITSAIVLLAVIWFMVLFIVLPFRVTTQGEAGEVVPGTPSSAPDVTNLKAKFKLVSVIAIVLWCVIYGIVMSGVISVTDLDFFDQMRR comes from the coding sequence ATGGGCATTACATCCGCCATCGTTTTGTTGGCTGTCATTTGGTTCATGGTGCTGTTCATCGTGCTGCCGTTCCGCGTCACCACCCAGGGTGAGGCAGGCGAAGTGGTGCCGGGCACGCCCTCTTCGGCGCCCGATGTGACCAACCTGAAAGCCAAGTTCAAACTGGTCAGCGTGATCGCAATCGTGCTGTGGTGCGTGATCTACGGCATCGTGATGTCGGGCGTCATCAGCGTGACGGACCTCGATTTCTTCGACCAGATGCGCCGTTAA
- the mce gene encoding methylmalonyl-CoA epimerase, translated as MIGRLNHVAIAVPDLEAAVAQYRETLGADVGAPLDQPDHGVTVVFITLPNTKIELLYPLGADSPIAGFLAKNPAGGIHHICYEVADILAARDRLKAAGARILGSGEPKTGAHGKPVLFLHPKDFNGALVELEQV; from the coding sequence ATGATTGGTCGCCTGAACCACGTTGCGATCGCCGTGCCCGACCTTGAGGCGGCGGTGGCGCAATACCGCGAAACGCTGGGCGCGGATGTCGGCGCGCCGCTGGACCAGCCGGACCACGGGGTCACGGTGGTGTTCATCACCCTCCCGAATACCAAGATCGAACTCTTGTACCCGCTGGGCGCGGACAGCCCGATCGCGGGGTTCCTGGCGAAAAATCCTGCCGGGGGCATCCACCATATCTGCTATGAAGTGGCGGATATTCTGGCGGCGCGCGACCGGCTGAAAGCCGCGGGCGCACGGATTCTGGGCAGCGGCGAGCCAAAGACCGGCGCCCATGGAAAGCCGGTTTTGTTCTTGCATCCCAAGGACTTCAACGGCGCTTTGGTTGAATTGGAGCAGGTCTGA
- a CDS encoding response regulator, whose product MDFPAASTNQASGFPGAGHNPLTGHTVLLVEDSRYASEAMRLMCQYSGGRLRRADTLRAAYRHLAVYRPDAVIVDLGLPDGSGLELIRDLDRSHQRPGRVIATSGMNDMGAAALEAGADAFLAKPIDSLAAFQDAFRATDDPMPPGTATRPDGSAFRLRPDRLALRDDLHMAADLLTGRQTPETLQYTTQFIDSIAVSLQDEALQKAINATRHTGQLGQLPDLLRRRLKAEAEM is encoded by the coding sequence ATGGATTTTCCGGCAGCATCCACCAATCAGGCGTCAGGCTTTCCCGGCGCGGGCCATAACCCGTTGACAGGACATACGGTTTTGCTGGTCGAAGACAGCCGCTACGCCAGCGAGGCGATGCGCCTCATGTGCCAGTACAGCGGCGGAAGGCTGCGCCGCGCCGATACCTTGCGTGCCGCTTATCGCCACCTGGCGGTCTACAGGCCCGATGCCGTCATCGTCGATCTGGGCCTGCCAGACGGTTCAGGGCTGGAATTGATCCGCGATCTGGACCGCTCGCACCAGCGCCCGGGCCGTGTCATTGCCACATCGGGGATGAATGATATGGGCGCCGCCGCGCTGGAAGCTGGGGCCGACGCGTTCTTGGCCAAACCCATCGATTCGCTTGCAGCGTTTCAGGATGCCTTTCGCGCGACGGACGATCCCATGCCCCCCGGCACCGCCACGCGCCCCGATGGCTCAGCATTCCGCCTGCGGCCCGACCGGCTGGCGCTGCGCGACGATCTGCATATGGCGGCAGACCTGCTGACCGGCCGGCAGACACCGGAGACCTTGCAATACACCACGCAATTCATCGATTCGATTGCCGTCTCGCTGCAAGATGAGGCGTTGCAGAAAGCGATCAATGCCACGCGCCACACCGGGCAACTGGGTCAGTTGCCCGACCTGCTGCGACGGCGGCTGAAGGCAGAGGCCGAGATGTAA